The Candidatus Binatia bacterium genome contains a region encoding:
- a CDS encoding dihydrodipicolinate reductase, translating to MTLRVIQWSTGNVGYHALRAIIRHPDLELAGVFAHSPAKAGKDAGELCGIEPVGVKATNKAEELLALEADCVSYMALGEPRPRETVEDLCKILESGKNVVTTSLISLYYPPFANQKIRQRIAAACQKGRTSLYASGLDPGFSGDALPLTLMSLCERVESVRVTELFDYGTYDDQEFTGAYFGFGKPIDYQAPLFTPGAIKWGWGGIVQMTADALGVQLDEVREEHERRVTTKTIRTKMTTIEAGNVAAVHFQVQGIVKGRPVIVAEHYNRLGSDVFDCAPDWPKPPEELPACYRIQIEGSPGLTCYLGIKGYDGDHNTGGVTATAMRVINAIPAVCAAQPGMLSTLDLPLVTARHLMVV from the coding sequence ATGACGTTACGGGTTATTCAGTGGTCCACAGGAAACGTCGGCTATCACGCGCTGCGGGCCATCATCCGCCATCCGGACCTTGAGCTCGCCGGCGTCTTCGCCCATAGCCCGGCCAAAGCCGGCAAAGACGCGGGGGAGCTCTGCGGAATCGAGCCCGTCGGGGTGAAGGCGACAAACAAAGCCGAGGAGCTTCTGGCCTTGGAGGCTGATTGCGTTTCCTATATGGCCCTCGGCGAACCACGGCCTCGAGAGACCGTGGAAGATCTCTGCAAGATCCTCGAGTCGGGCAAGAACGTCGTGACCACCTCGCTCATCTCGCTCTACTATCCGCCCTTCGCCAATCAGAAAATCCGGCAGCGGATCGCGGCGGCCTGCCAGAAGGGTCGAACCTCGCTGTACGCCTCCGGCCTTGACCCCGGATTCAGCGGCGACGCGCTGCCGCTCACGCTGATGAGTCTGTGCGAGCGAGTCGAGTCGGTTCGAGTCACCGAGCTTTTCGACTACGGTACCTACGACGACCAGGAGTTCACGGGCGCGTACTTCGGCTTTGGAAAGCCGATCGACTACCAGGCGCCGCTGTTCACTCCGGGGGCCATCAAGTGGGGATGGGGCGGTATCGTTCAGATGACCGCTGACGCCTTGGGCGTGCAACTCGACGAGGTGCGCGAGGAGCACGAGCGGCGCGTGACGACGAAGACCATTCGCACGAAGATGACGACGATCGAGGCCGGCAACGTGGCGGCGGTGCACTTCCAGGTCCAAGGCATCGTCAAGGGTCGCCCGGTCATCGTAGCCGAGCATTACAATCGCCTCGGCAGCGACGTATTCGACTGCGCCCCCGACTGGCCGAAGCCGCCCGAGGAGCTGCCAGCCTGCTATCGCATCCAAATCGAAGGCTCACCCGGGCTGACCTGCTACCTCGGCATCAAGGGCTACGACGGCGATCACAACACGGGCGGGGTGACGGCCACGGCGATGCGCGTGATCAACGCGATTCCTGCGGTCTGTGCCGCCCAGCCCGGAATGCTGTCGACGCTCGATCTGCCCCTGGTGACGGCGCGCCATTTGATGGTCGTGTGA
- a CDS encoding dihydrodipicolinate reductase: MKYRVIEWTTGGVGQASVVAMLNHPELELVGVYAHSPEKVGQDAGTLCGLAPIGIKATNDIDALLALKADCVNYVPLWPDIDHLCRILESGTNVVTAASWITGHKLDKEYKHPSGKKATQLIEEACQRGQSTIYGSGMSPGLANVLGLVSTAACTHVDHITVTESVDVSSHHSVETWKSVGYGLPVDHPDVPKLIKTGTSVFVDALYMMADALGVELEDVRFENEVGGATEDTDFGWWQIKKGCVAAQFTRWIGIVGGKPMIEQHLVYQMGFNTKPCWKVEHGYVVAIKGYPDIKTKFSIFPPRGLTAKDPKEYQRIGMTLTGLPLLNAIGEVCKAKPGILTSPDLPVRGMTASARRE; encoded by the coding sequence ATGAAGTATAGAGTTATCGAGTGGACCACCGGTGGCGTTGGTCAAGCATCGGTTGTGGCCATGCTGAATCATCCAGAATTGGAACTCGTTGGGGTGTACGCTCACAGCCCCGAGAAGGTTGGACAGGATGCCGGCACCCTGTGCGGTTTGGCGCCGATCGGGATCAAAGCCACGAACGATATCGATGCACTATTGGCGCTCAAGGCGGATTGCGTAAATTACGTTCCGCTCTGGCCGGACATTGATCACCTGTGTCGGATTCTTGAATCCGGAACCAATGTGGTCACCGCCGCGAGCTGGATCACCGGCCATAAGCTGGACAAGGAATACAAACACCCGTCAGGCAAGAAGGCCACGCAGCTCATTGAGGAGGCCTGCCAACGTGGTCAAAGCACAATCTACGGCAGCGGCATGAGTCCAGGGCTCGCAAATGTCCTCGGCTTAGTGTCTACAGCGGCGTGCACGCATGTAGACCATATAACGGTGACCGAATCGGTCGATGTTTCGAGTCATCACTCAGTCGAGACGTGGAAAAGCGTCGGTTACGGCTTACCGGTCGACCACCCCGATGTTCCGAAACTCATCAAGACCGGCACGTCGGTATTTGTTGATGCTCTGTACATGATGGCTGACGCGCTGGGGGTTGAACTGGAAGACGTACGCTTTGAAAACGAGGTGGGTGGTGCCACCGAAGATACCGACTTCGGTTGGTGGCAGATAAAGAAAGGCTGCGTAGCGGCCCAGTTCACCCGCTGGATTGGCATCGTTGGCGGCAAGCCAATGATTGAGCAACATCTGGTATATCAGATGGGCTTCAACACCAAGCCGTGCTGGAAGGTCGAACATGGGTACGTTGTCGCCATCAAAGGATACCCCGACATCAAGACCAAGTTTTCCATTTTCCCGCCAAGAGGTCTCACTGCAAAGGATCCAAAGGAATACCAGCGAATCGGGATGACGCTGACCGGCTTGCCGTTACTGAATGCGATCGGTGAAGTCTGCAAGGCAAAACCGGGTATCCTGACCAGTCCGGATTTACCCGTGAGAGGCATGACGGCTTCCGCACGGCGCGAGTGA
- a CDS encoding nuclear transport factor 2 family protein: MQDRDLADIEAIKQLKARYFRFLDLKRWDEFGQLFTEDGHLDASDDVPDAVVTGRAAIVDVVRGGVGEAITLHHGHMPEIEITGPGRARGIWAMEDYLEFPGEPPALVVHGRGHYHEEYEKGADGAWRIKRLRLQRLHLVHNGRRVVPPRGTPRA, translated from the coding sequence GTGCAGGACCGAGATCTCGCCGATATCGAAGCGATCAAGCAGCTCAAAGCACGCTACTTCCGGTTTCTCGATCTGAAGCGCTGGGACGAGTTCGGTCAACTGTTCACCGAGGACGGCCATCTCGACGCGAGCGACGATGTGCCGGATGCCGTCGTGACCGGCCGTGCGGCGATTGTCGATGTGGTGCGCGGCGGCGTCGGGGAGGCGATCACCTTGCACCACGGTCACATGCCAGAGATCGAGATCACGGGGCCCGGACGCGCGCGCGGCATTTGGGCGATGGAGGACTATCTCGAGTTTCCCGGCGAGCCTCCGGCGTTGGTCGTGCACGGCCGCGGCCACTACCACGAGGAATACGAGAAGGGTGCCGACGGCGCCTGGCGCATCAAGCGGCTGCGACTGCAGCGCCTGCACCTCGTTCACAACGGCCGCCGCGTAGTGCCGCCGCGCGGAACGCCCCGCGCGTGA
- a CDS encoding acyl-CoA synthetase: MDSAVAGSRIISGERELALLDLVLNTARAATALGSIGVREGDAIALVLRNDFAFFEASWAAAVLGAYPVPVNWHFTAEEAGYIFRDCGAKAIVVHADLLPQVSADIPSGVPVFVVPTPLEIRDAYGIDPGDCPVPDRETAWSEWIDRFDPRPLQQIETPGTMLYTSGTTGRPKGVRRRRPTKEQDTATRQMSPTVLGMTGQVTAVITGPMYHAAPNGHAQSAASIGGTVVLQPRFDPEQLLLLIEKHRATHMAVVPTMFVRLLKLPDAVKRKYDLSSLKWVIHGGAPCPPEVKRQMIEWWGSVIYEYYGSTEVGVVSLCNSQEWLEHPGTVGKVIPGAIVRILDERGHELPPGTPGEVYSRLTYFADFTYHGDDQKRRDAERDGLIASGDVGFMDEDGYLHLCDRKQDMVISGGVNIFPAEIEAELLKFAGVMDCAVFGIPDEEFGESLCAYIQLKANATLDATQVRAFLRERIAGYKVPKVIEFRDELPREDTGKIFKRKLRDPYWERAGRRI, encoded by the coding sequence ATGGATTCCGCTGTTGCGGGCAGCCGCATCATCAGCGGAGAGCGAGAGCTTGCGTTGCTGGATCTCGTGCTGAACACCGCGCGAGCCGCCACGGCGTTGGGATCGATCGGTGTGCGTGAGGGCGACGCGATCGCCCTGGTCCTCCGAAACGACTTTGCATTCTTCGAAGCCAGTTGGGCGGCGGCGGTGCTCGGGGCCTATCCTGTACCCGTGAACTGGCACTTCACCGCCGAGGAGGCCGGATACATCTTTCGCGACTGCGGCGCCAAGGCGATCGTGGTGCACGCCGACCTGCTGCCGCAGGTCAGCGCGGATATTCCCAGCGGCGTTCCCGTCTTCGTGGTGCCGACGCCGCTAGAGATCCGCGATGCCTACGGGATTGATCCGGGCGATTGTCCAGTCCCCGATCGGGAGACCGCGTGGTCCGAGTGGATTGACCGCTTCGATCCGCGGCCGCTGCAGCAGATCGAGACCCCGGGGACAATGCTGTACACCTCGGGCACGACTGGCCGCCCCAAGGGTGTCCGCCGCCGGCGGCCGACGAAAGAGCAGGATACGGCGACACGGCAAATGAGTCCCACGGTGCTCGGTATGACGGGGCAGGTGACCGCGGTGATCACCGGACCCATGTACCACGCGGCGCCGAACGGCCACGCGCAGTCCGCGGCCAGCATCGGCGGCACCGTCGTTCTCCAGCCCCGCTTCGATCCGGAGCAACTCCTGCTGCTGATCGAGAAGCACCGGGCCACGCATATGGCCGTCGTCCCCACCATGTTCGTGCGGTTGCTCAAGCTGCCCGACGCCGTCAAGCGCAAGTACGATCTGTCCTCCCTCAAATGGGTGATTCACGGCGGCGCGCCCTGTCCGCCAGAGGTCAAGCGGCAAATGATCGAATGGTGGGGCTCGGTGATCTACGAGTACTACGGGTCCACCGAAGTCGGCGTCGTGAGCCTGTGCAACTCACAGGAGTGGTTGGAACATCCGGGGACGGTGGGAAAGGTGATCCCCGGGGCCATCGTTCGCATCCTCGACGAGCGCGGCCACGAGCTTCCACCGGGAACACCGGGCGAGGTCTACTCGCGGCTCACCTACTTCGCGGACTTTACTTACCATGGTGACGACCAGAAGCGCCGCGACGCCGAGCGCGACGGTCTGATCGCCAGCGGCGACGTCGGCTTCATGGACGAGGACGGTTACCTGCACCTGTGCGATCGCAAGCAAGACATGGTAATCTCGGGCGGCGTCAACATCTTTCCGGCCGAGATCGAGGCGGAGTTGCTCAAGTTCGCAGGGGTCATGGACTGCGCCGTCTTCGGCATTCCCGACGAGGAGTTCGGCGAGAGCTTGTGTGCTTACATTCAGCTGAAGGCGAACGCGACACTCGATGCCACCCAGGTTCGGGCCTTCCTGCGCGAACGGATCGCCGGTTACAAGGTGCCCAAGGTCATCGAGTTCCGCGACGAGCTTCCGCGGGAGGATACGGGCAAGATCTTCAAGCGCAAGCTGCGCGACCCGTACTGGGAGAGAGCCGGCCGGCGGATATGA
- a CDS encoding acyl-CoA dehydrogenase family protein: protein MMYEYTEQQEAVRRTVREFARKEVAPGAAERDATGQFDYKLFKRVGEIGVTGMLFPEELGGSNTDLLTYCLALEEIARVDMALSWTTFVSLAVASTVASLGTPEQQALWTDSIVKPVIRGDATTGAAITEPEAGSDNSRMKTRAVLDGDEWVINGSKVFITNAGLANCLGVLVLCRTEGEGWGFDTIFVPTGTPGYKIGSAYKKMGLRSSDTRQLFFEDCRVPKINRMGGAGTGMDRILSGFFIGRVIIASSALGLGEECLAIAAEYAKQRVAFKRPIAKFQYVQGMLTDMALNMELGRLIRDKAARLHADGKVFAKEAAMAKWFITETAKQAADHAVQIFGGMGCMDECPASRYYRDIRASTIGEGTTEIQRYVVAREMGILG from the coding sequence TGGCCCCTGGCGCCGCCGAGCGTGATGCCACCGGGCAGTTCGACTACAAGCTGTTCAAGCGCGTCGGCGAGATCGGTGTTACCGGCATGCTGTTCCCGGAGGAGCTTGGGGGCAGCAACACCGATCTCCTCACCTACTGCTTGGCCCTGGAGGAGATTGCCCGCGTGGACATGGCGCTGTCGTGGACGACCTTCGTGTCGTTGGCCGTCGCCTCCACCGTCGCGTCATTGGGTACACCGGAGCAGCAGGCCCTGTGGACGGATAGTATCGTGAAGCCGGTGATCCGCGGCGACGCCACCACCGGCGCGGCGATCACAGAACCTGAGGCCGGCTCGGACAACTCCCGCATGAAGACGCGCGCGGTCCTCGACGGCGACGAGTGGGTCATCAACGGCAGCAAGGTCTTCATTACCAACGCCGGTCTGGCAAACTGCCTCGGGGTGTTGGTCCTGTGTCGCACCGAGGGCGAGGGCTGGGGGTTCGACACCATCTTTGTGCCGACGGGCACGCCGGGATATAAGATTGGCTCCGCCTATAAGAAGATGGGGTTGCGCTCGAGCGACACGCGCCAGCTCTTCTTCGAGGACTGCCGCGTGCCGAAGATCAACCGGATGGGCGGTGCCGGGACGGGTATGGACCGCATTTTGAGCGGCTTCTTCATTGGCCGCGTGATCATCGCTTCCTCGGCGCTCGGCCTCGGGGAGGAGTGTCTCGCGATTGCTGCCGAGTACGCCAAGCAGCGCGTGGCCTTCAAGCGCCCGATCGCGAAGTTCCAATACGTCCAGGGCATGCTCACCGACATGGCCCTGAACATGGAACTCGGCCGTCTGATCCGCGACAAGGCGGCGCGTCTGCACGCCGATGGGAAGGTCTTCGCCAAAGAGGCGGCCATGGCCAAGTGGTTCATCACCGAAACGGCGAAGCAGGCCGCCGATCACGCCGTGCAGATCTTCGGTGGGATGGGGTGCATGGACGAATGCCCGGCCTCGCGGTATTACCGCGACATTCGCGCCTCGACGATCGGCGAGGGGACCACTGAGATTCAACGCTACGTTGTGGCCCGCGAGATGGGGATTCTGGGGTGA
- a CDS encoding sulfotransferase, which translates to MKDERPARIRIEDFATPRFSPKMAQLRASVASLADHLHLEVDALLADAAAQTGLDDFGAPDFTERLGVLLYGLREEAGLSPFGVVTSYSQLLQLVKNRLLIQNLLTQHPEVHEVRIHQPIIIVGLPRTGTTHLHNLMSANPGLRSLPYFKRMHEMTVEHAHEEIHLLAIVSTMMFETMAVMPTWLDYYRAHDQTPHYVHLKTVLQALQWLPVAARRHALGVEVAATSRAVWPADHRVPRRHFRGNSP; encoded by the coding sequence ATGAAGGACGAACGCCCCGCGAGGATCCGCATCGAGGATTTCGCCACCCCACGGTTTTCGCCAAAGATGGCGCAGCTGCGCGCGTCGGTCGCGTCGCTCGCGGACCACCTGCACCTGGAGGTCGATGCGCTGCTCGCCGACGCCGCGGCGCAGACCGGCCTCGACGACTTCGGCGCCCCGGATTTCACGGAGCGGCTCGGAGTCCTCCTCTACGGGCTGCGGGAGGAGGCCGGTCTGTCGCCCTTCGGTGTGGTGACCAGCTACTCGCAACTGCTGCAGCTGGTGAAGAACCGGCTACTGATCCAGAACCTACTCACGCAGCATCCGGAGGTTCACGAGGTGCGTATCCATCAGCCCATCATCATCGTGGGGCTCCCCCGTACCGGGACCACGCATCTGCATAACCTGATGTCGGCCAACCCGGGTCTACGCTCGCTGCCCTACTTCAAGCGCATGCACGAGATGACCGTCGAGCATGCGCACGAGGAAATCCATCTCCTGGCCATCGTCTCGACCATGATGTTCGAGACGATGGCGGTTATGCCGACCTGGCTGGACTACTACCGAGCGCACGACCAGACGCCGCATTACGTCCACCTGAAGACCGTGCTCCAGGCGCTGCAGTGGCTGCCAGTGGCTGCGCGGCGGCACGCGCTGGGTGTTGAAGTCGCCGCAACATCTCGAGCAGTTTGGCCCGCTGACCACCGTGTTCCCCGACGCCACTTTCGTGGTAACTCACCGTGA
- a CDS encoding sulfotransferase → MLKSPQHLEQFGPLTTVFPDATFVVTHRDPVAVTASMATMATYCARMYVERPDPLAFGRQRSTRIEDLLSACVRDRALLPAERSIDVRFHGFMADDFAMVQRIYALAGQPMTADARAAMDTFMATHPRGKYGAVVYDLSPFGLDPGERRAALRFYVDRFGVKEER, encoded by the coding sequence GTGTTGAAGTCGCCGCAACATCTCGAGCAGTTTGGCCCGCTGACCACCGTGTTCCCCGACGCCACTTTCGTGGTAACTCACCGTGACCCGGTCGCCGTGACGGCGTCGATGGCCACCATGGCAACCTACTGTGCCCGCATGTACGTGGAACGGCCTGACCCGCTCGCCTTCGGCCGGCAGCGGTCGACTCGTATCGAGGACTTGCTGTCCGCGTGCGTCCGCGATCGTGCCCTGCTGCCCGCCGAGCGTTCGATCGACGTTCGATTCCACGGGTTTATGGCTGACGACTTCGCCATGGTGCAGCGGATTTACGCGCTTGCCGGCCAGCCGATGACCGCGGATGCCCGCGCGGCCATGGATACCTTCATGGCGACGCACCCGCGCGGCAAGTACGGCGCTGTCGTTTACGACCTCAGCCCCTTCGGCCTCGATCCCGGCGAGCGCCGCGCGGCGCTGCGGTTTTACGTCGACCGCTTCGGCGTGAAGGAGGAGCGGTGA
- a CDS encoding LLM class flavin-dependent oxidoreductase — protein MSTLVMRFDLRSPAFGTPTVELYAAALDMAVFAEKHKFAAVVVSEHHASDDGYLPSPIVLASAIAARTSRIAVNVAALIVPLYDTVRLAEDLAVLDHVSRGRVSYVVGVGYRPVEYEALGRDFAQRSKVVVEQIALMRRAWTGEPFEHEGRRIHVRPVPYTQPHPVLFYGGGSLGAARRAARLDLPFFPQLRDQRLRQAYQDERARLGLAPGLVIPPASAPLNVFVSEDPDAMWARIGKHLLHDARSYAQWQAEAGLRSDALEPADSIDALRRGSVYAVLTPDECVDLVRTRRAVSVHPLCGGLPPEIGWETLNLIATKVQPALDDTPGGAREAR, from the coding sequence ATGAGCACGTTGGTGATGCGGTTCGACCTCAGGTCGCCCGCCTTCGGCACCCCCACGGTAGAGCTCTACGCCGCGGCGCTCGACATGGCGGTGTTCGCCGAAAAGCACAAGTTCGCCGCAGTTGTCGTCTCCGAGCACCACGCCTCCGACGACGGCTACCTACCCTCGCCGATCGTCCTCGCATCCGCCATCGCGGCGCGCACGTCGCGCATCGCTGTCAACGTCGCCGCGCTGATCGTACCGCTGTACGACACCGTGAGACTCGCGGAGGATCTCGCGGTGCTCGACCATGTCAGCCGGGGCCGCGTGTCGTACGTTGTCGGCGTCGGGTACCGGCCAGTCGAGTACGAGGCGCTGGGCCGAGACTTCGCACAGCGGTCCAAGGTCGTGGTCGAACAGATCGCGCTGATGCGACGCGCATGGACGGGAGAGCCGTTCGAGCACGAGGGACGCAGGATCCATGTCCGTCCCGTGCCGTACACGCAGCCACACCCGGTGTTGTTCTACGGCGGCGGGTCGCTCGGTGCCGCTCGTCGCGCCGCTCGACTCGATCTTCCGTTTTTCCCTCAACTCCGCGACCAGCGTCTCAGGCAGGCGTATCAGGACGAGCGCGCGCGCCTCGGTCTTGCGCCGGGCCTCGTGATTCCACCCGCATCGGCTCCGTTGAATGTGTTCGTGTCCGAAGACCCGGACGCGATGTGGGCGCGTATCGGCAAGCACCTCCTGCACGACGCCCGTAGCTACGCGCAGTGGCAGGCCGAGGCGGGACTCCGATCGGACGCGCTCGAACCCGCCGACTCGATCGACGCGTTGCGTCGCGGCTCGGTGTACGCGGTGTTGACGCCCGATGAATGCGTTGATCTCGTGCGCACGCGGCGCGCGGTGAGCGTCCACCCGCTCTGCGGGGGCCTGCCGCCCGAAATCGGCTGGGAGACGCTCAATCTGATTGCCACCAAGGTGCAGCCCGCGCTTGACGACACACCAGGAGGCGCGCGAGAGGCTCGGTGA
- a CDS encoding acyl-CoA dehydrogenase family protein yields the protein MFVDETQGQKALRAELRASFTKLITPEVFAATRNVESGELYHRLVRQIGRDGWLGIGWPKEYGGRARSATEQLIFLEEAMLAGAPIPVITLNTVGPAIMALGSDEHKKKFLPGILRGEVHFAIGYTEPEAGTDLASLTTTAVRDGDDWIINGTKVFTSGAEGADYIWLAARTDPDAPKHKGLTIFIVATKWPRAPSSLER from the coding sequence ATGTTCGTCGATGAAACTCAGGGACAGAAGGCCTTGCGCGCCGAATTGCGCGCCTCCTTCACGAAGCTGATCACGCCGGAGGTGTTTGCGGCGACGCGAAACGTGGAGAGCGGAGAGCTCTACCATCGGCTCGTCCGCCAGATCGGACGGGACGGCTGGCTGGGTATCGGCTGGCCCAAGGAGTACGGCGGCCGGGCGCGCTCGGCAACCGAACAGCTGATTTTCCTCGAAGAAGCCATGCTGGCGGGCGCTCCGATCCCGGTCATCACCCTCAATACCGTGGGTCCGGCGATCATGGCTCTTGGCTCTGATGAGCACAAGAAGAAGTTCCTGCCCGGGATCCTGCGCGGCGAGGTCCACTTTGCGATCGGCTATACGGAGCCTGAAGCGGGGACTGACCTCGCGTCGCTCACCACGACCGCCGTCCGCGACGGCGACGACTGGATCATCAATGGCACGAAGGTGTTCACCAGCGGCGCCGAGGGTGCCGACTACATCTGGCTCGCGGCCCGCACCGACCCTGACGCGCCCAAGCACAAGGGACTGACGATCTTCATCGTCGCCACGAAGTGGCCGCGAGCGCCGAGTTCGCTAGAACGGTGA